One window of the Zea mays cultivar B73 chromosome 3, Zm-B73-REFERENCE-NAM-5.0, whole genome shotgun sequence genome contains the following:
- the LOC100501609 gene encoding ABSCISIC ACID-INSENSITIVE 5-like protein 2 isoform X1, translated as MGSQTIASQAGGGGRGMGSSGGAGAAQRGQMQSLARQGSLYNLTLDEVQSHLGEPLHSMNLEELLKSVFPDDLDPDGGTTSQYEQSSGLLRQGSITMPPELSRRTVDEVWKDIQDAPNRNVGESGRRKRERQPTLGEMTLEDFLVKAGVVAEGYLKDLNGIGSVEQVGSTGAAGLTAGAQWLDHYQQRITAIEPHQHRQHSLPGAYIPGQLSLQSLNVGPSAILESYSDGHISSPMMGALSDSPMPGRKRGSPGDVADKLVERRQKRMIKNRESAARSRARKQAYTNELENKVSRLEEENKKLTTLKELENILFSEPLPEPKYQLRRTGSATF; from the exons ATGGGGAGCCAGACAATCGCATCACAGGCTGGGGGAGGTGGAAGAGGCATGGGTAGTAGTGGTGGTGCCGGTGCAGCGCAACGCGGGCAGATGCAGAGTCTGGCAAGACAAGGGTCTCTGTATAACCTTACCCTTGATGAGGTGCAGAGCCATTTGGGAGAACCCCTACACAGCATGAACCTTGAGGAGCTGCTGAAGAGTGTCTTTCCTGATGACCTGGACCCTGATGGTGGCACTACCAGCCAATATGAGCAGAGTTCGGGCCTCTTGCGACAGGGAAGTATCACAATGCCGCCTGAGCTCAGCAGGAGAACTGTGGACGAGGTGTGGAAGGACATCCAGGATGCACCAAACAGAAATGTTGGGGAGAGTGGTCGGCGGAAGCGGGAGCGGCAGCCAACGCTTGGAGAGATGACGCTTGAGGATTTCTTGGTGAAAGCTGGGGTTGTCGCCGAAGGATATCTGAAGGACTTGAATGGCATAGGCAGTGTGGAACAGGTTGGTAGCACTGGGGCTGCGGGTTTGACAGCAGGGGCACAATGGTTAGACCACTATCAGCAGCGGATTACAGCTATCGAGCCCCATCAGCACAGGCAACATAGTTTGCCAGGTGCTTACATACCGGGTCAGTTAAGCCTTCAGTCCCTGAATGTTGGACCAAGTGCTATTTTGGAGTCATACTCTGATGGCCACATTTCTTCACCGATGATGGGTGCACTTTCTGATTCTCCGATGCCTGGTAGAAAGCGTGGTTCCCCAGGAGATGTGGCTGATAAGTTGGTGGAGAgaaggcagaagaggatgatcaaGAATAGGGAGTCAGCTGCTCGTTCAAGGGCTAGGAAGCAG GCATACACTAATGAACTGGAAAACAAGGTTTCTCGATTAGAAGAGGAGAATAAGAAGCTAACCACGTTAAAG GAGTTGGAAAATATACTTTTCTCTGAGCCTCTTCCGGAACCCAAGTACCAACTGAGGAGAACCGGCTCAGCGACTTTCTGA
- the LOC100501609 gene encoding ABSCISIC ACID-INSENSITIVE 5-like protein 2 isoform X2 produces the protein MGSQTIASQAGGGGRGMGSSGGAGAAQRGQMQSLARQGSLYNLTLDEVQSHLGEPLHSMNLEELLKSVFPDDLDPDGGTTSQYEQSSGLLRQGSITMPPELSRRTVDEVWKDIQDAPNRNVGESGRRKRERQPTLGEMTLEDFLVKAGVVAEGYLKDLNGIGSVEQVGSTGAAGLTAGAQWLDHYQQRITAIEPHQHRQHSLPGAYIPGQLSLQSLNVGPSAILESYSDGHISSPMMGALSDSPMPGRKRGSPGDVADKLVERRQKRMIKNRESAARSRARKQAYTNELENKVSRLEEENKKLTTLKLFKFGLDVLVFGATS, from the exons ATGGGGAGCCAGACAATCGCATCACAGGCTGGGGGAGGTGGAAGAGGCATGGGTAGTAGTGGTGGTGCCGGTGCAGCGCAACGCGGGCAGATGCAGAGTCTGGCAAGACAAGGGTCTCTGTATAACCTTACCCTTGATGAGGTGCAGAGCCATTTGGGAGAACCCCTACACAGCATGAACCTTGAGGAGCTGCTGAAGAGTGTCTTTCCTGATGACCTGGACCCTGATGGTGGCACTACCAGCCAATATGAGCAGAGTTCGGGCCTCTTGCGACAGGGAAGTATCACAATGCCGCCTGAGCTCAGCAGGAGAACTGTGGACGAGGTGTGGAAGGACATCCAGGATGCACCAAACAGAAATGTTGGGGAGAGTGGTCGGCGGAAGCGGGAGCGGCAGCCAACGCTTGGAGAGATGACGCTTGAGGATTTCTTGGTGAAAGCTGGGGTTGTCGCCGAAGGATATCTGAAGGACTTGAATGGCATAGGCAGTGTGGAACAGGTTGGTAGCACTGGGGCTGCGGGTTTGACAGCAGGGGCACAATGGTTAGACCACTATCAGCAGCGGATTACAGCTATCGAGCCCCATCAGCACAGGCAACATAGTTTGCCAGGTGCTTACATACCGGGTCAGTTAAGCCTTCAGTCCCTGAATGTTGGACCAAGTGCTATTTTGGAGTCATACTCTGATGGCCACATTTCTTCACCGATGATGGGTGCACTTTCTGATTCTCCGATGCCTGGTAGAAAGCGTGGTTCCCCAGGAGATGTGGCTGATAAGTTGGTGGAGAgaaggcagaagaggatgatcaaGAATAGGGAGTCAGCTGCTCGTTCAAGGGCTAGGAAGCAG GCATACACTAATGAACTGGAAAACAAGGTTTCTCGATTAGAAGAGGAGAATAAGAAGCTAACCACGTTAAAG CTATTCAAGTTTGGACTTGATGTCTTGGTCTTTGGTGCTACATCCTAA